The following proteins are encoded in a genomic region of Betaproteobacteria bacterium:
- the lolA gene encoding outer membrane lipoprotein chaperone LolA — MQGIFFGFVLSVSSVVCFAGSIEKLQAFIGETQSAKANFAQSQLDKKGKKISSTSGKLSFSRPGKFRWEYEKPYEQTIVGDGVKLWVYDKDLNQVTVKKMDGALGNSPAALLAGNNEIEDYYQLSAKGMKNGLDWLEAFPREESMFQKVRMGFNGNTLEAMELFDHLGQVTSIRFTKVERNPVLASGVFFFSPPAGADVITE, encoded by the coding sequence ATGCAAGGAATATTTTTCGGTTTTGTCTTGAGTGTTTCTTCGGTGGTGTGCTTCGCCGGCAGCATCGAGAAATTACAAGCCTTCATCGGCGAAACCCAAAGCGCGAAAGCCAATTTCGCCCAGTCGCAGTTGGACAAGAAAGGCAAGAAAATCAGTTCCACCAGCGGCAAGCTGTCCTTTTCACGGCCTGGCAAATTCCGCTGGGAATACGAGAAACCGTATGAACAGACCATCGTCGGCGACGGCGTGAAGCTCTGGGTCTACGACAAGGATTTGAACCAGGTAACCGTCAAGAAAATGGACGGTGCGCTGGGCAATTCACCCGCTGCTCTGCTAGCGGGCAACAATGAGATCGAAGATTATTACCAGTTGAGCGCCAAGGGCATGAAGAACGGCCTGGATTGGTTGGAGGCCTTTCCGCGCGAGGAGAGCATGTTCCAGAAGGTGAGGATGGGATTCAACGGTAACACCCTGGAGGCCATGGAATTGTTCGATCATCTCGGGCAAGTCACCTCGATTCGTTTCACCAAGGTCGAGAGAAATCCAGTTCTGGCGAGCGGTGTGTTTTTCTTCAGTCCTCCCGCCGGTGCCGACGTCATTACCGAATAA
- a CDS encoding replication-associated recombination protein A: protein MRPQRLEDVLGQQHLVGEGKPLTLCVRSGKPHSLILWGPPGVGKTTIARLLAGAFDAEFIALSAVFSGVKEIREAVSRAEECLQAQGRRTILFVDEVHRFNKAQQDAFLPFVERGLFTFIGATTENPSFEVNGALLSRASVYVLEPLKADDLSLLIDRACETVLQGLVFTAEAREALIAAADGDARRQLNFLDQVALAAKTSAKSEVDLDFLGTILSKALRRFDKGGDAFYDQISALHKSVRGSNPDAALYWFCRMLDGGADPRYLGRRIVRMASEEIGLADPRALRLTLDACETYERLGSPEGELALAQACLYLACAPKSNAAYTAYNQGREFVSKDASRPVPVHLRNAPTRLMKQMGFGKEYRYAHDEPEGYAAGENYFPEGMSSPRFYQPKERGLEAKIGERLRYLRELDDQALKDKKT from the coding sequence ATGCGGCCCCAGCGCCTGGAAGACGTGCTCGGCCAGCAACACCTCGTGGGAGAAGGTAAGCCGCTTACGCTATGCGTGCGCTCTGGCAAACCGCACTCCTTGATCTTGTGGGGGCCGCCAGGGGTGGGCAAGACCACCATCGCGCGCTTGCTGGCGGGGGCCTTCGATGCCGAGTTCATCGCACTTTCGGCCGTGTTCTCTGGCGTCAAGGAAATCCGCGAAGCGGTGTCGCGAGCCGAAGAGTGCTTGCAAGCCCAGGGCCGGCGCACCATTTTGTTCGTGGACGAAGTGCACCGTTTCAACAAAGCGCAGCAAGATGCCTTCTTGCCCTTCGTGGAGCGCGGGCTCTTCACTTTCATCGGGGCCACCACGGAGAATCCGTCCTTCGAGGTCAACGGCGCGTTGCTGTCGCGCGCCTCGGTGTACGTTTTGGAACCGCTGAAAGCGGATGATCTTTCTTTACTCATCGACCGGGCGTGCGAAACCGTTTTGCAGGGCTTGGTCTTTACCGCCGAAGCACGAGAAGCTTTGATTGCCGCCGCCGATGGCGATGCGCGGCGCCAGCTAAATTTCCTGGATCAGGTGGCACTAGCGGCGAAGACGTCGGCCAAGTCCGAGGTGGATCTGGACTTCCTGGGAACCATTTTGTCCAAGGCTCTACGCCGCTTCGATAAAGGAGGCGACGCGTTCTACGATCAAATCTCTGCTTTGCATAAGTCCGTGCGCGGCTCCAATCCCGACGCCGCGCTATATTGGTTCTGCCGCATGTTGGACGGCGGGGCCGATCCGCGCTATCTGGGCCGCCGCATCGTGCGCATGGCCAGCGAGGAAATTGGATTGGCGGACCCGCGTGCGCTGCGTTTGACCTTGGATGCGTGCGAAACGTACGAACGCCTGGGTTCCCCCGAAGGAGAGCTGGCGCTGGCGCAAGCTTGTCTTTATCTTGCCTGCGCGCCCAAGAGCAATGCGGCCTACACCGCCTATAATCAAGGGCGCGAATTCGTGAGCAAGGATGCATCGCGCCCCGTCCCCGTGCATTTGCGCAACGCCCCCACTCGCCTCATGAAACAGATGGGCTTTGGTAAGGAGTATCGCTATGCCCATGATGAACCCGAGGGTTACGCGGCCGGGGAAAATTATTTCCCGGAAGGCATGAGTTCACCGCGCTTCTACCAGCCCAAGGAGCGTGGCCTCGAAGCAAAAATTGGAGAGCGTTTGCGATATTTGCGCGAACTCGACGACCAAGCACTCAAAGACAAGAAAACCTGA
- a CDS encoding serine--tRNA ligase: MLDIQLLRGSLDAVVSSLATRGYNFPVADFQRLESARKVTQTMTQELQNKRNTFSKQIGETKRKGEDAAALQGEAAGMGEEQKRLEGELEQIQARLSALLETIPNVPHASVPTGSSAEQNVEVRRTGTPRSFAFTVKDHVDVGVGLKQLHFETATKISGARFSLMTGAMARLHRAIAQFMLDVHTLEHGYTEVYAPYLVNAASMRGTGQLPKFEADLFGVPRSDAEKLYLIPTAEVPVTNIVRDEILAAERLPLKYVCHSPCFRSEAGSYGKDTRGMIRQHQFDKVELVQIARPEKSYEAHEELTAHAETILKRLELPYRTVVLCTGDMGFSAAKTYDLEVWLPGQGAYREISSCSNFEAFQARRMQARYRNEKNKPEMVHTINGSGLAVGRTLVAILENYQEADGSVSVPSALQPYMAGLSRIAGSA, encoded by the coding sequence ATGCTTGATATTCAACTTCTTCGCGGCAGCCTCGATGCCGTCGTATCTAGCCTGGCAACTCGCGGATATAACTTCCCCGTGGCGGATTTTCAGCGCCTGGAGTCCGCGCGCAAGGTGACGCAAACGATGACGCAGGAGTTGCAGAACAAGCGCAACACATTTTCCAAGCAGATCGGTGAGACCAAGCGCAAAGGCGAAGATGCCGCGGCGCTCCAGGGCGAGGCCGCTGGCATGGGCGAGGAACAAAAGCGCTTGGAAGGGGAGTTGGAGCAAATTCAAGCGCGACTCTCGGCGTTGCTGGAAACCATACCGAACGTGCCGCATGCCTCCGTGCCCACGGGAAGTTCGGCGGAGCAAAACGTGGAAGTGCGAAGAACTGGAACGCCGCGCAGCTTCGCTTTCACGGTGAAGGATCATGTGGACGTGGGCGTTGGCCTGAAGCAATTGCATTTCGAAACGGCCACCAAAATATCCGGCGCACGCTTTTCATTGATGACGGGAGCGATGGCGCGATTGCATCGCGCCATCGCTCAGTTTATGTTGGATGTGCATACGTTGGAACATGGGTACACGGAAGTCTACGCACCCTACCTCGTGAACGCGGCTAGTATGCGCGGGACGGGGCAATTGCCCAAGTTCGAGGCGGATCTTTTCGGGGTTCCGCGCAGCGATGCCGAGAAACTCTATCTGATTCCCACCGCGGAAGTTCCCGTCACTAATATCGTGCGCGACGAGATTCTCGCGGCCGAACGCTTGCCACTGAAGTATGTGTGCCACTCGCCATGCTTTCGCAGCGAGGCGGGATCCTACGGCAAGGACACGCGCGGCATGATTCGCCAGCACCAATTCGATAAAGTGGAACTGGTGCAAATTGCCCGTCCCGAAAAATCCTACGAGGCCCACGAAGAACTGACCGCCCATGCGGAGACCATCTTGAAGAGATTGGAACTGCCTTACCGCACGGTGGTTCTATGCACCGGCGATATGGGGTTCTCCGCCGCGAAAACCTACGATCTGGAAGTCTGGTTACCGGGGCAGGGCGCCTACAGGGAAATTTCTTCTTGCAGTAATTTCGAAGCCTTCCAAGCGCGGCGCATGCAGGCGCGCTACCGAAACGAGAAAAATAAACCGGAGATGGTTCACACAATCAACGGTTCCGGTCTCGCCGTTGGCCGCACTTTGGTGGCCATTCTGGAAAACTACCAAGAGGCCGATGGCAGCGTGAGCGTCCCGAGTGCCTTGCAACCTTACATGGCGGGCTTGTCGCGGATTGCAGGGTCGGCTTAG
- the mltF gene encoding membrane-bound lytic murein transglycosylase MltF: MNMAHDTNSCISLFTTTDNARKIPTPVGQHMRKLLALFIFLPLGCDSGRPTERPVAPFHANGELVVLTRQSPTTRYVNPAGQFSGVENDLVEMFARELGVKVRFLDQYALSSILPKLRHHHAHFAAAGLAASPETRGDFDLTPAYQRVQQVVAYNMDGHKPQSIRDLIGRDVAVLKGSRAASLMKQLKRLFPALRWTEAETGEIHDLLGRLADGHLEAVIADAHAVDVSRNFFPNLERAFALGEPEPLVWVFPKKGEQELYLRAAAFFTRIDRDGTLKRVMEQYYGHLQRMGSADIEHLIEKIQSVLPHYRAHFQRAAEITGLDWRLIASIGFQESHWDPLATSPTGVRGLMMLTEDTADHLGISDRLDPKQSIEGGARYFADLKTRLSDGIQEPDRTYLALAAYNLGLGHLEDARVLAQRLKLNPNLWADVKKALPLISLPEHYVNLKYGFARGGEAVILTENIRNYYDVLGRFQPPHAPGYELPPQLRSPGSWRQNLPGVWYSLTPQQNPPGRS, encoded by the coding sequence CACCGGTTGGACAACACATGCGTAAGCTGCTAGCCCTATTCATATTTCTTCCATTGGGATGCGATTCAGGCCGCCCAACGGAACGCCCTGTTGCCCCGTTCCACGCTAACGGCGAACTGGTGGTACTCACGCGCCAGTCGCCCACCACGCGCTACGTCAATCCCGCCGGGCAGTTTTCCGGAGTGGAGAACGATTTGGTGGAAATGTTCGCAAGGGAGTTGGGCGTCAAAGTTCGCTTCCTAGATCAGTACGCGCTATCCAGCATTCTTCCGAAATTGCGTCATCATCACGCCCACTTCGCCGCCGCGGGACTCGCGGCATCTCCCGAAACGCGGGGCGATTTCGACCTAACACCGGCCTACCAGCGCGTACAGCAAGTGGTGGCCTACAACATGGATGGACACAAGCCTCAATCCATTCGAGATCTCATCGGGCGCGACGTCGCGGTCCTCAAGGGATCGCGGGCCGCCAGCCTGATGAAACAACTCAAGCGCTTGTTCCCCGCGCTGCGCTGGACCGAGGCCGAGACCGGAGAGATTCATGATCTCCTGGGCCGCTTGGCTGACGGCCATCTTGAAGCCGTGATCGCCGACGCCCATGCCGTGGATGTCTCGCGTAATTTTTTCCCAAATTTGGAGCGCGCCTTCGCCTTGGGAGAGCCAGAACCCCTGGTCTGGGTATTTCCAAAAAAAGGGGAGCAAGAGCTTTATCTGCGAGCCGCCGCCTTCTTTACCCGCATCGACCGCGATGGCACTCTCAAGCGCGTGATGGAGCAGTACTACGGCCATCTGCAACGCATGGGCTCCGCGGACATAGAGCATCTGATCGAGAAAATACAATCCGTGTTGCCCCACTACCGGGCACACTTTCAGCGCGCCGCGGAAATCACCGGACTCGACTGGCGGCTGATTGCCTCCATCGGTTTTCAGGAATCCCACTGGGATCCGCTCGCCACATCGCCCACGGGGGTGCGCGGGCTCATGATGCTGACGGAGGATACTGCCGATCATTTGGGCATTTCGGACCGGCTCGATCCCAAGCAAAGCATCGAGGGCGGGGCGCGTTATTTCGCCGATTTGAAGACCCGCTTGTCGGATGGTATTCAAGAACCTGATCGCACCTATCTCGCCTTAGCCGCCTACAATCTGGGCTTGGGCCATCTCGAAGATGCGCGCGTGCTGGCGCAACGCCTGAAACTTAATCCAAATCTTTGGGCGGATGTAAAAAAGGCGCTCCCGCTCATCTCCCTACCCGAGCATTACGTCAATCTCAAATACGGATTTGCCCGCGGCGGCGAGGCCGTGATCCTGACCGAGAATATTCGCAATTACTACGATGTACTGGGCCGTTTCCAACCGCCCCATGCTCCTGGCTACGAACTTCCCCCGCAACTGCGCTCTCCGGGCAGCTGGAGGCAAAATCTTCCTGGTGTCTGGTACTCTCTGACGCCGCAACAAAACCCACCCGGACGCAGCTAA